From one Meles meles chromosome 18, mMelMel3.1 paternal haplotype, whole genome shotgun sequence genomic stretch:
- the HDAC5 gene encoding histone deacetylase 5 isoform X3 — protein sequence MNSPTESADGMSGREPALEILPRTPLHGIPVAVEVKPVLPGAMPSSMGGGGGGSPSPAELRGALAGPVDPALREQQLQQELLALKQQQQLQKQLLFAEFQKQHDHLTRQHEVQLQKHLKQQQEMLAAKRQQELEQQRQREQQRQEELEKQRLEQQLLILRNKEKSKESAIASTEVKLRLQEFLLSKSKEPTPGGLNHSLPQHPKCWGAHHASLDQSSPPQSGPPGTPPSYKLPLLGPYDSRDDFPLRKTASEPNLKVRSRLKQKVAERRSSPLLRRKDGTVISTFKKRAVEITGAGPGVSSVCNSAPGSGPSSPNSSHSTIAENGFTGSVPNIPTEMLPQHRALPLDSSPNQFSLYTSPSLPNISLGLQATVTVTNSHLTASPKLSTQQEAERQALQSLRQGGTLTGKFMSTSSIPGCLLGVALEGDSSPHGHASLLQHVLLLEQARQQSTLIAVPLHGQSPLVTGERMATSMRTVGKLPRHRPLSRTQSSPLPQSPQALQQLVMQQQHQQFLEKQKQQQLQLGKILTKTGELSRQPTTHPEETEEELTEQQEALLGEGALTIPREGSTESESTQEDLEEEEEEEEEEEEEEGEEDCIQVKDEEGESGPEEGPDLDESSAGYKKVFPDAQQLQPLQVFQAPLSLATVPHQALGRTQSSPAAPGGLKSPPDQPAKHLFTTGVVYDTFMLKHQCMCGNTHVHPEHAGRIQSIWSRLQETGLLSKCERIRGRKATLDEIQTVHSEYHTLLYGTSPLNRQKLDSKKLLGPISQKMYAVLPCGGIGVDSDTVWNEMHSSSAVRMAVGCLVELAFKVASGELKNGFAIIRPPGHHAEESTAMGFCFFNSVAITTKLLQQKLNVGKVLIVDWDIHHGNGTQQAFYNDPSVLYISLHRYDNGNFFPGSGAPEEVGGGPGVGYNVNVAWTGGVDPPIGDVEYLTAFRTVVMPIAHEFSPDVVLVSAGFDAVEGHLSPLGGYSVTARCFGHLTRQLMTLAGGRVVLALEGGHDLTAICDASEACVSALLSVELQPLDEAVLQQKPNINAVATLEKVIEIQSKHWSCVQRFAAGLGRSLREAQAGETEEAETVSAMALLSVGAEQAQAAAAREHSPRPPEEPMEQEPAL from the exons TGGAGGTGAAGCCGGTGCTGCCCGGAGCCATGCCCAGctccatggggggtgggggaggaggcagcccCAGCCCCGCGGAGCTGCGGGGGGCTCTGGCAGGCCCTGTGGACCCCGCACTGAgggagcagcagctgcagcaggaGCTCCTGGCGctcaagcagcagcagcagctgcagaAGCAGCTCCTGTTCGCCGAGTTCCAGAAGCAGCATGACCACCTGACACGGCAGCATGAGGTCCAGCTGCAGAAGCACCTCAAG cagcagcaggagatgCTGGCGGCCAAGAGGCAGCAGGAGCtggagcagcagcggcagcgggagcagcagcggcaggaagagctggagaagcagcgGCTGGAGCAGCAGCTGCTCATCCTGCGAAACAAGGAGAAGAGCAAAGAGA GTGCCATTGCCAGCACTGAGGTGAAGCTGAGGCTCCAGGAATTCCTCCTGTCGAAGTCAAAGGAACCCACGCCGGGCGGCCTCAACCATTCCCTCCCACAGCATCCCAAATGCTG GGGAGCCCACCATGCTTCTTTGGACCAGAGTTCCCCTCCCCAGAGTGGCCCCCCTGGGACGCCTCCCTCCTACAAACTGCCTTTGCTTGGGCCCTATGACAGCCGCGATGACTTCCCCCTCCGCAAAACAG CCTCTGAACCCAACTTGAAAGTGCGTTCGAGGCTAAAGCAGAAGGTGGCTGAGCGGAGAAGTAGTCCCCTCTTGCGACGCAAGGACGGAACAGTCATTAGTACCTTTAAGAAGAGAGCTGTTGAGATCACCGGCGCTGGGCCTGGGG TGTCGTCCGTGTGTAACAGCGCGCCAGGCTCCGGCCCCAGCTCTCCCAACAGCTCCCACAGCACCATTGCTGAGAATGGTTTTACTGGCTCAGTCCCCAACATCCCCACCGAG ATGCTCCCCCAGCACCGGGCCCTCCCTCTGGACAGCTCCCCCAACCAGTTCAGCCTCTACacgtctccctctctgcccaacATCTCCCTAGGGCTGCAGGCCACAGTCACTGTCACCAACTCACACCTCACC GCCTCCCCGAAGCTGTCAACGCAGCAGGAGGCCGAGAGGCAGGCCCTCCAGTCCCTGCGGCAGGGTGGCACACTGACGGGCAAGTTCATGAGCACATCCTCCATCCCTGGCTGCCTGCTGGGCGTGGCGCTGGAGGGCGACAGCAGCCCGCACGGTCACGCCTCCCTACTGCAGCACGTGCTGCTGCTGGAGCAGGCTCGGCAGCAGAGCACCCTCATCGCTG TGCCACTCCACGGGCAGTCCCCGCTGGTGACAGGTGAACGTATGGCCACCAGCATGCGGACAGTGGGCAAGCTTCCGCGGCACCGGCCCTTGAGCCGCACGCAGTCGTCCCCgctgccccagagcccccaggcCCTGCAGCAGCTCGTCatgcagcagcagcaccagcagttcCTGGAGAAGCAGAAGCAACAGCAGCTGCAGCTGGGCAAG ATCCTCACCAAGACTGGGGAGCTGTCACGGCAGCCCACCACCCACCCCGAGGAGACGGAGGAGGAGCTGACCGAGCAGCAGGAGGCCTTGCTTGGGGAGGGAGCCCTGACCATCCCCCGGGAAGGCTCCACGGAGAGCGAGAGCACGCAGGAagacctggaggaggaggaggaggaagaggaggaagaggaggaggaagagggggaggaggactgCATCCAGGTCAAGGATGAGGAGGGCGAGAGTGGCCCTGAGGAGGGGCCCGACTTGGATGAGTCCAGTGCTGGTTACAAAAAG GTATTCCCCGACGCCCAGCAGCTGCAACCACTTCAGGTgttccaggcgcccctcagcctgGCCACTGTGCCCCACCAGGCCCTGGGCCGCACCCAGTCCTCACCTGCTGCCCCCGGCGGCCTGAAAAGCCCCCCAGACCAGCCCGCCAAGCACCTCTTCACCACAG GTGTGGTCTACGACACGTTCATGCTGAAGCACCAGTGCATGTGTGGGAACACACACGTGCACCCCGAGCACGCCGGCCGGATCCAGAGCATCTGGTCACGGCTGCAGGAGACGGGCCTGCTTAGCAAGTGTGAG CGGATCCGGGGTCGCAAAGCCACACTGGACGAGATCCAAACGGTGCACTCCGAGTACCACACCCTGCTCTATGGGACCAGCCCCCTCAACCGACAGAAGCTGGACAGCAAGAAGCTGCTCG GCCCCATCAGCCAGAAGATGTACGCTGTGCTGCCTTGCGGGGGCATTGGG GTGGACAGTGACACTGTGTGGAATGAAATGCACTCCTCCAGTGCTGTGCGCATGGCAGTGGGCTGCCTGGTGGAGCTGGCTTTCAAGGTGGCCTCAGGAGAGCTCAAG AATGGATTTGCCATCATCCGGCCCCCGGGACACCACGCGGAGGAGTCGACAGCCAT GGGTTTCTGCTTCTTCAACTCTGTAGCCATCACAACCAAACTCCTGCAGCAGAAGCTGAACGTGGGCAAGGTTCTCATCGTGGACTGG GACATTCACCACGGCAATGGCACCCAGCAAGCGTTTTACAATGACCCCTCTGTGCTCTACATCTCCCTGCATCGCTATGACAACGGGAACTTCTTTCCAGGCTCGGGGGCCCCTGAAGAG GTTGGCGGAGGGCCGGGCGTGGGGTACAATGTGAACGTGGCATGGACGGGAGGTGTGGATCCCCCCATCGGAGACGTGGAGTACCTAACGGCCTTCAG GACAGTGGTGATGCCCATTGCCCACGAGTTCTCACCTGATGTGGTCCTGGTCTCTGCCGGGTTCGATGCTGTTGAGGGACACCTGTCTCCACTGGGTGGCTACTCTGTCACCGCCAGAT GCTTTGGCCACTTGACCAGGCAGCTGATGACTCTGGCAGGGGGCCGGGTGGTGCTGGCCCTGGAGGGAGGCCACGACTTGACCGCCATCTGTGATGCCTCTGAGGCCTGTGTCTCAGCTCTGCTCAGTGTAGAG CTGCAGCCCTTGGACGAGGCAGTCTTGCAACAAAAGCCCAACATCAACGCAGTGGCCACGCTAGAGAAAGTCATCGAGATCCAGA GCAAACACTGGAGCTGCGTCCAGAGGTTCGCCGCTGGTCTAGGCCGTTCCCTGCGGGAGGCCCAGGCAGGTGAGACGGAGGAGGCGGAGACTGTGAGCGCCATGGCCTTGCTGTCGGTGGGGGCTGAGCAGGCCCAGGCTGCTGCAGCCCGGGAGCACAGCCCCAG GCCGCCAGAGGAGCCCATGGAGCAGGAGCCTGCCCTGTGA
- the HDAC5 gene encoding histone deacetylase 5 isoform X8, giving the protein MPSSMGGGGGGSPSPAELRGALAGPVDPALREQQLQQELLALKQQQQLQKQLLFAEFQKQHDHLTRQHEVQLQKHLKQQQEMLAAKRQQELEQQRQREQQRQEELEKQRLEQQLLILRNKEKSKESAIASTEVKLRLQEFLLSKSKEPTPGGLNHSLPQHPKCWGAHHASLDQSSPPQSGPPGTPPSYKLPLLGPYDSRDDFPLRKTASEPNLKVRSRLKQKVAERRSSPLLRRKDGTVISTFKKRAVEITGAGPGASSPVVSSVCNSAPGSGPSSPNSSHSTIAENGFTGSVPNIPTEMLPQHRALPLDSSPNQFSLYTSPSLPNISLGLQATVTVTNSHLTASPKLSTQQEAERQALQSLRQGGTLTGKFMSTSSIPGCLLGVALEGDSSPHGHASLLQHVLLLEQARQQSTLIAVPLHGQSPLVTGERMATSMRTVGKLPRHRPLSRTQSSPLPQSPQALQQLVMQQQHQQFLEKQKQQQLQLGKILTKTGELSRQPTTHPEETEEELTEQQEALLGEGALTIPREGSTESESTQEDLEEEEEEEEEEEEEEGEEDCIQVKDEEGESGPEEGPDLDESSAGYKKVFPDAQQLQPLQVFQAPLSLATVPHQALGRTQSSPAAPGGLKSPPDQPAKHLFTTGVVYDTFMLKHQCMCGNTHVHPEHAGRIQSIWSRLQETGLLSKCERIRGRKATLDEIQTVHSEYHTLLYGTSPLNRQKLDSKKLLGPISQKMYAVLPCGGIGVDSDTVWNEMHSSSAVRMAVGCLVELAFKVASGELKNGFAIIRPPGHHAEESTAMGFCFFNSVAITTKLLQQKLNVGKVLIVDWDIHHGNGTQQAFYNDPSVLYISLHRYDNGNFFPGSGAPEEVGGGPGVGYNVNVAWTGGVDPPIGDVEYLTAFRTVVMPIAHEFSPDVVLVSAGFDAVEGHLSPLGGYSVTARCFGHLTRQLMTLAGGRVVLALEGGHDLTAICDASEACVSALLSVELQPLDEAVLQQKPNINAVATLEKVIEIQSKHWSCVQRFAAGLGRSLREAQAGETEEAETVSAMALLSVGAEQAQAAAAREHSPRPPEEPMEQEPAL; this is encoded by the exons ATGCCCAGctccatggggggtgggggaggaggcagcccCAGCCCCGCGGAGCTGCGGGGGGCTCTGGCAGGCCCTGTGGACCCCGCACTGAgggagcagcagctgcagcaggaGCTCCTGGCGctcaagcagcagcagcagctgcagaAGCAGCTCCTGTTCGCCGAGTTCCAGAAGCAGCATGACCACCTGACACGGCAGCATGAGGTCCAGCTGCAGAAGCACCTCAAG cagcagcaggagatgCTGGCGGCCAAGAGGCAGCAGGAGCtggagcagcagcggcagcgggagcagcagcggcaggaagagctggagaagcagcgGCTGGAGCAGCAGCTGCTCATCCTGCGAAACAAGGAGAAGAGCAAAGAGA GTGCCATTGCCAGCACTGAGGTGAAGCTGAGGCTCCAGGAATTCCTCCTGTCGAAGTCAAAGGAACCCACGCCGGGCGGCCTCAACCATTCCCTCCCACAGCATCCCAAATGCTG GGGAGCCCACCATGCTTCTTTGGACCAGAGTTCCCCTCCCCAGAGTGGCCCCCCTGGGACGCCTCCCTCCTACAAACTGCCTTTGCTTGGGCCCTATGACAGCCGCGATGACTTCCCCCTCCGCAAAACAG CCTCTGAACCCAACTTGAAAGTGCGTTCGAGGCTAAAGCAGAAGGTGGCTGAGCGGAGAAGTAGTCCCCTCTTGCGACGCAAGGACGGAACAGTCATTAGTACCTTTAAGAAGAGAGCTGTTGAGATCACCGGCGCTGGGCCTGGGG CCAGTTCTCCCGTAGTGTCGTCCGTGTGTAACAGCGCGCCAGGCTCCGGCCCCAGCTCTCCCAACAGCTCCCACAGCACCATTGCTGAGAATGGTTTTACTGGCTCAGTCCCCAACATCCCCACCGAG ATGCTCCCCCAGCACCGGGCCCTCCCTCTGGACAGCTCCCCCAACCAGTTCAGCCTCTACacgtctccctctctgcccaacATCTCCCTAGGGCTGCAGGCCACAGTCACTGTCACCAACTCACACCTCACC GCCTCCCCGAAGCTGTCAACGCAGCAGGAGGCCGAGAGGCAGGCCCTCCAGTCCCTGCGGCAGGGTGGCACACTGACGGGCAAGTTCATGAGCACATCCTCCATCCCTGGCTGCCTGCTGGGCGTGGCGCTGGAGGGCGACAGCAGCCCGCACGGTCACGCCTCCCTACTGCAGCACGTGCTGCTGCTGGAGCAGGCTCGGCAGCAGAGCACCCTCATCGCTG TGCCACTCCACGGGCAGTCCCCGCTGGTGACAGGTGAACGTATGGCCACCAGCATGCGGACAGTGGGCAAGCTTCCGCGGCACCGGCCCTTGAGCCGCACGCAGTCGTCCCCgctgccccagagcccccaggcCCTGCAGCAGCTCGTCatgcagcagcagcaccagcagttcCTGGAGAAGCAGAAGCAACAGCAGCTGCAGCTGGGCAAG ATCCTCACCAAGACTGGGGAGCTGTCACGGCAGCCCACCACCCACCCCGAGGAGACGGAGGAGGAGCTGACCGAGCAGCAGGAGGCCTTGCTTGGGGAGGGAGCCCTGACCATCCCCCGGGAAGGCTCCACGGAGAGCGAGAGCACGCAGGAagacctggaggaggaggaggaggaagaggaggaagaggaggaggaagagggggaggaggactgCATCCAGGTCAAGGATGAGGAGGGCGAGAGTGGCCCTGAGGAGGGGCCCGACTTGGATGAGTCCAGTGCTGGTTACAAAAAG GTATTCCCCGACGCCCAGCAGCTGCAACCACTTCAGGTgttccaggcgcccctcagcctgGCCACTGTGCCCCACCAGGCCCTGGGCCGCACCCAGTCCTCACCTGCTGCCCCCGGCGGCCTGAAAAGCCCCCCAGACCAGCCCGCCAAGCACCTCTTCACCACAG GTGTGGTCTACGACACGTTCATGCTGAAGCACCAGTGCATGTGTGGGAACACACACGTGCACCCCGAGCACGCCGGCCGGATCCAGAGCATCTGGTCACGGCTGCAGGAGACGGGCCTGCTTAGCAAGTGTGAG CGGATCCGGGGTCGCAAAGCCACACTGGACGAGATCCAAACGGTGCACTCCGAGTACCACACCCTGCTCTATGGGACCAGCCCCCTCAACCGACAGAAGCTGGACAGCAAGAAGCTGCTCG GCCCCATCAGCCAGAAGATGTACGCTGTGCTGCCTTGCGGGGGCATTGGG GTGGACAGTGACACTGTGTGGAATGAAATGCACTCCTCCAGTGCTGTGCGCATGGCAGTGGGCTGCCTGGTGGAGCTGGCTTTCAAGGTGGCCTCAGGAGAGCTCAAG AATGGATTTGCCATCATCCGGCCCCCGGGACACCACGCGGAGGAGTCGACAGCCAT GGGTTTCTGCTTCTTCAACTCTGTAGCCATCACAACCAAACTCCTGCAGCAGAAGCTGAACGTGGGCAAGGTTCTCATCGTGGACTGG GACATTCACCACGGCAATGGCACCCAGCAAGCGTTTTACAATGACCCCTCTGTGCTCTACATCTCCCTGCATCGCTATGACAACGGGAACTTCTTTCCAGGCTCGGGGGCCCCTGAAGAG GTTGGCGGAGGGCCGGGCGTGGGGTACAATGTGAACGTGGCATGGACGGGAGGTGTGGATCCCCCCATCGGAGACGTGGAGTACCTAACGGCCTTCAG GACAGTGGTGATGCCCATTGCCCACGAGTTCTCACCTGATGTGGTCCTGGTCTCTGCCGGGTTCGATGCTGTTGAGGGACACCTGTCTCCACTGGGTGGCTACTCTGTCACCGCCAGAT GCTTTGGCCACTTGACCAGGCAGCTGATGACTCTGGCAGGGGGCCGGGTGGTGCTGGCCCTGGAGGGAGGCCACGACTTGACCGCCATCTGTGATGCCTCTGAGGCCTGTGTCTCAGCTCTGCTCAGTGTAGAG CTGCAGCCCTTGGACGAGGCAGTCTTGCAACAAAAGCCCAACATCAACGCAGTGGCCACGCTAGAGAAAGTCATCGAGATCCAGA GCAAACACTGGAGCTGCGTCCAGAGGTTCGCCGCTGGTCTAGGCCGTTCCCTGCGGGAGGCCCAGGCAGGTGAGACGGAGGAGGCGGAGACTGTGAGCGCCATGGCCTTGCTGTCGGTGGGGGCTGAGCAGGCCCAGGCTGCTGCAGCCCGGGAGCACAGCCCCAG GCCGCCAGAGGAGCCCATGGAGCAGGAGCCTGCCCTGTGA
- the HDAC5 gene encoding histone deacetylase 5 isoform X7: protein MEEKQVEVKPVLPGAMPSSMGGGGGGSPSPAELRGALAGPVDPALREQQLQQELLALKQQQQLQKQLLFAEFQKQHDHLTRQHEVQLQKHLKQQQEMLAAKRQQELEQQRQREQQRQEELEKQRLEQQLLILRNKEKSKESAIASTEVKLRLQEFLLSKSKEPTPGGLNHSLPQHPKCWGAHHASLDQSSPPQSGPPGTPPSYKLPLLGPYDSRDDFPLRKTASEPNLKVRSRLKQKVAERRSSPLLRRKDGTVISTFKKRAVEITGAGPGASSPVVSSVCNSAPGSGPSSPNSSHSTIAENGFTGSVPNIPTEMLPQHRALPLDSSPNQFSLYTSPSLPNISLGLQATVTVTNSHLTASPKLSTQQEAERQALQSLRQGGTLTGKFMSTSSIPGCLLGVALEGDSSPHGHASLLQHVLLLEQARQQSTLIAVPLHGQSPLVTGERMATSMRTVGKLPRHRPLSRTQSSPLPQSPQALQQLVMQQQHQQFLEKQKQQQLQLGKILTKTGELSRQPTTHPEETEEELTEQQEALLGEGALTIPREGSTESESTQEDLEEEEEEEEEEEEEEGEEDCIQVKDEEGESGPEEGPDLDESSAGYKKVFPDAQQLQPLQVFQAPLSLATVPHQALGRTQSSPAAPGGLKSPPDQPAKHLFTTGVVYDTFMLKHQCMCGNTHVHPEHAGRIQSIWSRLQETGLLSKCERIRGRKATLDEIQTVHSEYHTLLYGTSPLNRQKLDSKKLLGPISQKMYAVLPCGGIGVDSDTVWNEMHSSSAVRMAVGCLVELAFKVASGELKNGFAIIRPPGHHAEESTAMGFCFFNSVAITTKLLQQKLNVGKVLIVDWDIHHGNGTQQAFYNDPSVLYISLHRYDNGNFFPGSGAPEEVGGGPGVGYNVNVAWTGGVDPPIGDVEYLTAFRTVVMPIAHEFSPDVVLVSAGFDAVEGHLSPLGGYSVTARCFGHLTRQLMTLAGGRVVLALEGGHDLTAICDASEACVSALLSVELQPLDEAVLQQKPNINAVATLEKVIEIQSKHWSCVQRFAAGLGRSLREAQAGETEEAETVSAMALLSVGAEQAQAAAAREHSPRPPEEPMEQEPAL, encoded by the exons atggaagagaaacaaG TGGAGGTGAAGCCGGTGCTGCCCGGAGCCATGCCCAGctccatggggggtgggggaggaggcagcccCAGCCCCGCGGAGCTGCGGGGGGCTCTGGCAGGCCCTGTGGACCCCGCACTGAgggagcagcagctgcagcaggaGCTCCTGGCGctcaagcagcagcagcagctgcagaAGCAGCTCCTGTTCGCCGAGTTCCAGAAGCAGCATGACCACCTGACACGGCAGCATGAGGTCCAGCTGCAGAAGCACCTCAAG cagcagcaggagatgCTGGCGGCCAAGAGGCAGCAGGAGCtggagcagcagcggcagcgggagcagcagcggcaggaagagctggagaagcagcgGCTGGAGCAGCAGCTGCTCATCCTGCGAAACAAGGAGAAGAGCAAAGAGA GTGCCATTGCCAGCACTGAGGTGAAGCTGAGGCTCCAGGAATTCCTCCTGTCGAAGTCAAAGGAACCCACGCCGGGCGGCCTCAACCATTCCCTCCCACAGCATCCCAAATGCTG GGGAGCCCACCATGCTTCTTTGGACCAGAGTTCCCCTCCCCAGAGTGGCCCCCCTGGGACGCCTCCCTCCTACAAACTGCCTTTGCTTGGGCCCTATGACAGCCGCGATGACTTCCCCCTCCGCAAAACAG CCTCTGAACCCAACTTGAAAGTGCGTTCGAGGCTAAAGCAGAAGGTGGCTGAGCGGAGAAGTAGTCCCCTCTTGCGACGCAAGGACGGAACAGTCATTAGTACCTTTAAGAAGAGAGCTGTTGAGATCACCGGCGCTGGGCCTGGGG CCAGTTCTCCCGTAGTGTCGTCCGTGTGTAACAGCGCGCCAGGCTCCGGCCCCAGCTCTCCCAACAGCTCCCACAGCACCATTGCTGAGAATGGTTTTACTGGCTCAGTCCCCAACATCCCCACCGAG ATGCTCCCCCAGCACCGGGCCCTCCCTCTGGACAGCTCCCCCAACCAGTTCAGCCTCTACacgtctccctctctgcccaacATCTCCCTAGGGCTGCAGGCCACAGTCACTGTCACCAACTCACACCTCACC GCCTCCCCGAAGCTGTCAACGCAGCAGGAGGCCGAGAGGCAGGCCCTCCAGTCCCTGCGGCAGGGTGGCACACTGACGGGCAAGTTCATGAGCACATCCTCCATCCCTGGCTGCCTGCTGGGCGTGGCGCTGGAGGGCGACAGCAGCCCGCACGGTCACGCCTCCCTACTGCAGCACGTGCTGCTGCTGGAGCAGGCTCGGCAGCAGAGCACCCTCATCGCTG TGCCACTCCACGGGCAGTCCCCGCTGGTGACAGGTGAACGTATGGCCACCAGCATGCGGACAGTGGGCAAGCTTCCGCGGCACCGGCCCTTGAGCCGCACGCAGTCGTCCCCgctgccccagagcccccaggcCCTGCAGCAGCTCGTCatgcagcagcagcaccagcagttcCTGGAGAAGCAGAAGCAACAGCAGCTGCAGCTGGGCAAG ATCCTCACCAAGACTGGGGAGCTGTCACGGCAGCCCACCACCCACCCCGAGGAGACGGAGGAGGAGCTGACCGAGCAGCAGGAGGCCTTGCTTGGGGAGGGAGCCCTGACCATCCCCCGGGAAGGCTCCACGGAGAGCGAGAGCACGCAGGAagacctggaggaggaggaggaggaagaggaggaagaggaggaggaagagggggaggaggactgCATCCAGGTCAAGGATGAGGAGGGCGAGAGTGGCCCTGAGGAGGGGCCCGACTTGGATGAGTCCAGTGCTGGTTACAAAAAG GTATTCCCCGACGCCCAGCAGCTGCAACCACTTCAGGTgttccaggcgcccctcagcctgGCCACTGTGCCCCACCAGGCCCTGGGCCGCACCCAGTCCTCACCTGCTGCCCCCGGCGGCCTGAAAAGCCCCCCAGACCAGCCCGCCAAGCACCTCTTCACCACAG GTGTGGTCTACGACACGTTCATGCTGAAGCACCAGTGCATGTGTGGGAACACACACGTGCACCCCGAGCACGCCGGCCGGATCCAGAGCATCTGGTCACGGCTGCAGGAGACGGGCCTGCTTAGCAAGTGTGAG CGGATCCGGGGTCGCAAAGCCACACTGGACGAGATCCAAACGGTGCACTCCGAGTACCACACCCTGCTCTATGGGACCAGCCCCCTCAACCGACAGAAGCTGGACAGCAAGAAGCTGCTCG GCCCCATCAGCCAGAAGATGTACGCTGTGCTGCCTTGCGGGGGCATTGGG GTGGACAGTGACACTGTGTGGAATGAAATGCACTCCTCCAGTGCTGTGCGCATGGCAGTGGGCTGCCTGGTGGAGCTGGCTTTCAAGGTGGCCTCAGGAGAGCTCAAG AATGGATTTGCCATCATCCGGCCCCCGGGACACCACGCGGAGGAGTCGACAGCCAT GGGTTTCTGCTTCTTCAACTCTGTAGCCATCACAACCAAACTCCTGCAGCAGAAGCTGAACGTGGGCAAGGTTCTCATCGTGGACTGG GACATTCACCACGGCAATGGCACCCAGCAAGCGTTTTACAATGACCCCTCTGTGCTCTACATCTCCCTGCATCGCTATGACAACGGGAACTTCTTTCCAGGCTCGGGGGCCCCTGAAGAG GTTGGCGGAGGGCCGGGCGTGGGGTACAATGTGAACGTGGCATGGACGGGAGGTGTGGATCCCCCCATCGGAGACGTGGAGTACCTAACGGCCTTCAG GACAGTGGTGATGCCCATTGCCCACGAGTTCTCACCTGATGTGGTCCTGGTCTCTGCCGGGTTCGATGCTGTTGAGGGACACCTGTCTCCACTGGGTGGCTACTCTGTCACCGCCAGAT GCTTTGGCCACTTGACCAGGCAGCTGATGACTCTGGCAGGGGGCCGGGTGGTGCTGGCCCTGGAGGGAGGCCACGACTTGACCGCCATCTGTGATGCCTCTGAGGCCTGTGTCTCAGCTCTGCTCAGTGTAGAG CTGCAGCCCTTGGACGAGGCAGTCTTGCAACAAAAGCCCAACATCAACGCAGTGGCCACGCTAGAGAAAGTCATCGAGATCCAGA GCAAACACTGGAGCTGCGTCCAGAGGTTCGCCGCTGGTCTAGGCCGTTCCCTGCGGGAGGCCCAGGCAGGTGAGACGGAGGAGGCGGAGACTGTGAGCGCCATGGCCTTGCTGTCGGTGGGGGCTGAGCAGGCCCAGGCTGCTGCAGCCCGGGAGCACAGCCCCAG GCCGCCAGAGGAGCCCATGGAGCAGGAGCCTGCCCTGTGA